The Oecophyllibacter saccharovorans sequence AAATCCCGACCCAGTTGGTGGAAGAAACGCCTGAGCTGGAATTCGCCCCGCTGGATGCCGAAGAGATTGATCCCGATGACCTGGACTGAATCTTCTTTTGTTCTGTGCCTCCAGTCCGGCAGGACCTGCTGCCGTTGTTGAGGCACGCCGCGTTCAGTCCAGCTCTCCTGAAACCCTAGAAGGAAACACGTGATGAAAAATCTTGCCGGAATGATGAAACAGGCAGCGCAGATGCAGACGCGCATGAAGGAAGCGCAGGATCGGCTGGCGGCCATGGAAGTGGAAGGGGAAGCGGGCAATGGCCTGGTTCGCGCCAGGATGACCGGCAAGGGGGTGCTCAAGGACATCCATATCGCTCCTGAGCTTGCCGACCCGCAGGACCTGGAAACGCTTCAGGACCTGATCGTGGCGGCCTGCGCCGATGCCCGCAAGAAGAGCGAGGCGGCCGGAGAAGAGGAGATGAAGAAGGTCACCGGCGGGCTCAACCTGCCGCCCGGGCTTGATCTGCCCTTCTGAGGCCTGACGTGACTGCCAGTCCGGATATCGAGAACCTGATCACTCGCCTGGCCCGTCTGCCGGGTCTGGGTCCGCGCTCGGCGCGCCGGGCAGCACTTGCCCTGCTGCAGGCACCGCAGACGCGCCTGCAACCGCTTTCAGAAGCGTTGGAGACGGTGGCACGTACGGTCCAGACCTGTCCGGAATGCGGCAATCTGGACAGCCAGGCCCCCTGCGCGCTCTGCCGAGCCCCGGACCGGACGCAGGATCTGATCTGTGTGGTGGAAACGGTAGGTGACCTCTGGGCTCTGGAAAGGTCAGGTGCCTACCGGGGGCATTACCAGGTGCTTGGCGGCACGCTTTCCCCCCTGGCCGGCACTGGGCCTGAGCACCTGAATCTGGCGGGGTTGCGCGCCCGTCTGGCACGCGGGGAAGTGCGGGAAGTGATTCTCGCCCTCGGCGCGACGGTGGAGGGGGCCACCACCGCCCACTGGCTCCAGTCTTATCTGCTGGACAGCCACCCTGATGTCAGGGTCAGCCAGCTGGGTCAGGGCCTGCCGATGGGCGGTGCCCTGGAAGTGCTTGATGACGGCACCCTGATGGCCGCTCTGGCTGCCCGGCGCGAGCTGCAGGGCTGATGGCAGGTCTGCGATCATGACGGCGCCTGAAGCAGAACAGTTCGGGCTTTCCTGGATTCCCCGCAATGTGCCGCGTGTGGCGCTGGTGACAGGTGGCGCGCGCCGTATCGGCCGGGCCTTGGTTGAGATGCTGGCAGCCCAGGGCATGGCTGTTGCCATTCACTGCCACCGGAGCTGGCCTGAAGCGCAGGCCCTGCTGGCTGAGCTGGAGCACCGGGGCGGGCGCGGTTGTGTGGTCCAGGCAGACCTGGGGGAGGAAGAAGCGCTGCGGCCGATGATGGCGCAGGTGCGTGAAAAGCTGGGCGCGATCGGCGTGCTGGTCAACAACGCCTCGGTGTTCCGGCGCGATGAATTCTCCACCGTCACGCGCCATAGCTGGGACCAGCACATGGAGCCCAACCTGCGTGCCCCCTTTGTGCTTTCTCAAGAGCTGGAACGCCACCTGCCTTCAGGCGCAGAAGGCCTCATTCTCAACATGCTGGACCAGCGGGTCTGGAATCTGACGCCGCATTTCGTCAGTTACACTGTCGCGCGTTCCGCACTCTGGAGCCTGACCCAGAGCATGGCGCTCGGCTTCGCCCCGCGCATCCGGGTCAATGCGATCGGACCGGGCCCTGTCCTTCCCGCGCGGGGGCAGAGTGAAGCTCAGTTTGAGGCCATGTGCGCCAAAACGCCCCTTCAGCGGCCGGCCAGCCCTGAGGAGATCGCCCGCGCCGCCCTGATGCTGTTCAGCCTGCCCAGTGTCACAGGCCAGATGCTGGCTCTCGACAGCGGGCAGCATCTCAACTGGGGCTATGTTCCGCCTGCAGACTCTGCCTGAAACAGACTCTGCCTGAAATCAGCCCCGCACTGAAAAGCCGCCCTGAAATACTGCAGCGTCGCCTGGGTGTAACGCTCCAGCACGCAGGCAAAGGGGCGTTCTTTGGCTTCAGAGCCTGCACGCGGGAAAAGCAGGGCCTGATGCTGCAGAACGCAGTCCGTGGCCAGTGTGTCAGGCACGCGCGCTTCCGGAAAAGGAAGGCTGGTCAGGCGTTGACGCCGGAAGGCCGTGGGACCGAGCGCACGCCCGAAGGGAAGGGTGGGATCACTCAGCCGGCGCTGTATCTGCGGCGGCAGGCGCGTTGGAAAATAGCAGTTCCAGGCTTCAGAGAGACAGGTGCCCCGGTGCATGAGCCTGACATGGCGGAGAAGGGGAATCTCCCTCATCGTTCCCGCAGTTGAAGCAAACAGGGCTGACCAGGGAAAAGTGTTTCTGTCCCCGGGCTGGAAGGGCTGCGGGGGGCGGAGGAGTTCAACCTGAATGCGATTATGTAGCGAGGTGTGTGGCAGCGCAAATCGCTGCCCGACCGCGTCACACAGGAGCTGAAGCGCATGCGTGGCACTGTCATGGTGGCTCAGCCAGCGGTCCAGGCGGAGGACCTCGTTCTGGAAGTTTTCCGCCTGTGTTTTCCCCGGCGCGGAAGCCAGGCCCGCCCCGCCCCGGCTCCCGAGGCGGCCCCGTGTTACCAGCTCAGGTATCCTCGCGTTCGTCCTTGGTGGTCGTTACTTCGATGTCGCTGGTGATGTCGTCATCATCCAGATCGTCATCGTCGTTCATGACGTCCGCATCGTCGTCAGCGTCCAGATCAACGTCGTTCTCGTCGATCGGGGTGGTTTTCTTGATCTTGTCTTCAGTCTGGTCATCGTCACGCCGTTTCAGGCGTGAGGTGCTCGGCTGGGTCTCGTCGCATTTCGGACAGACGGCCGGATCACGGTTCAGATCATAGAAGCGCGCGCCACAATTGACGCAGGTCCTTTTCAGACCGAGTTCAGCTTGTGCCATGAAGTCCTGCCAGTATCGGATAACGGGGAGTCGGATGAAGAGGGGTCTGAATGTCAGAATGACTGTGCCGGATCATGGGCTGACACGGCGTCTGACACAACACCCGCAAGGGAGGGCCCATGCCATCAAGCAGCGCGGCTGTCAAATCCTCCCGGCAGTCCGGCGCTCTCCTGCGGCCTGGATTGACAGCCTTCCCCGCTCTCCGCGACAATTATCTGCATGAAAACCTCCTCTCCGGCTGCCCGTCCCCTTCATGTCGTTGCTGCGCCTGCAGGCCTGAAGGGACGCGTGCGCGTGCCGGGAGACAAATCCATCAGCCACCGGGCGTTGATGTTTGCTGCCCTTGCAGAGGGCCGGACGCAGATCACCGGCCTGCTGGAAGGCGAGGACGTGCTGCGTACCGCCCAGGCCATGCAGGCGCTGGGTGCGGAAATCAGCCGCAATGTTGACGGTGCCGGCAAGGTTGTCTGGCGTGTGACAGGCTGTGGTCCCCAGGGACTGCAGGAGCCCGCCCGGGTGCTGGATATGGGAAATTCCGGCACCGGGGCCCGCCTGCTGTCAGGCCTTCTGGCCACGCGCCCGATCAACACACTGATGACGGGTGACGATTCCCTGTGCGCGCGTCCCATGCAGCGCGTCACTGTTCCACTGTCGGACATGGGCGCGCATTTTGTCACCCGGAGCCGCGGCAGGTTGCCGATGGCCGTTGAGGGAACGGGCAGCGGCAAAGCGATCACCTACCGGCTGCCGGTCGCGTCAGCGCAGGTGAAATCCGCCGTGCTCCTGGCCGGGCTGAACTGCGCGGGGGAGACGGTGGTGGAAGAACCCGTGCCCACTCGCGACCATACGGAAAACATGCTGCGTCATTTCGGCGTGCCTGTCCGCGTTGAGCCGCTTGAGCCTTCAGCGCCGCCGGCAGACACCGGAAAACGTATTTCACTCAGCGGCCCCGCCAGGCTGACAGCACGTGACGTGACCGTGCCTGGCGATCCTTCATCAGCGGCCTTTCCGCTTGTGGCAGCCTTGCTGGTGCCCGGCTCCGACCTGGTGATTGAAACGGTCGGGCTCAATCCGCTGCGCACCGGGCTGCTGACGACCCTGGCCGAGATGGGCGGTGCGCTGGAGATCCGCAACATCCGCACGGAAGGTGGTGAGCAGGTCGGGGACCTGCATGTAAGGTCAGGTGTCCTGAAGGCGGTTGACGTGCCGGCTGCGCGCGCGCCTGCCATGATTGATGAATATCCCGTTCTGGCTGTTGCCTGCGCCTTTGCTGCCGGCACTTCGCGCCTGCGCGGCCTGGGCGAGTTGCGGGTCAAGGAAAGCGACCGCCTCGCCTCGACCGTGGCGCTGCTGCAGGCGAACGGTGTGGAGGTCGAAACCGAGGGGGATGACCTGGTCATTCATGGCGTTGGCGCACGCGGGTCCGCTACCACTGGTGCAGCCATCGGTGGCGGCCAGGTCCGGACCCGCATGGATCACCGCCTGGCCATGAGTGCCATCGTTCTGGGACTGGCAGGCGGCAAACCGGTCGCCATTGATGATACCAGCTTCATCGAGACCAGCTTTCCGGGCTTCATCCCCCTGATGAATGCGCTGGGCGCTGGGCTGCAGGTTCCCTAGCGCGTCTGCCTGGTCCAGGCGAGCTGTGGGGATTTCCGGCTTCTATCGGATTTCATGAGCTTTCACGTCTGGATTTCAAGCCGGATTTCCTGTTGAAGAGGCAGGCGTCTTCCAGGCAGGCCTACTGTTGTCAGGATGACGACCAAGGACAGGCCTGATTGCTGAAGCGCCTGTCAGAGAAATGATATTTACAGACAGGTGACCAGCGTGCCCCACAGCTCACAGTCTTCCCGAAAATTCCGCCCGGTACGCAAGCTCGTCATCGCTGTGGACGGTCCCGCGGCCGCAGGCAAAGGGACGCTGGCCCGCGCCCTGGCCGAGCGTCTGGCGCTGCCCTATCTCGATACCGGTCTGCTTTACCGGGCTGTGGCGCGCCGGGTGCTCGATGCAGGTCATGATCCCGCTGCCCCTGCCGAAGACCATGCGCACCGTATCGTACCTGAAGACCTGCAGCGACAGGACCTGCGGACCCCCGAAGTCGACCAGGCTGCTTCGCTTGTCGCCCGGCAGCCGGCGGTCCGTGCGGCCCTGCTGGGCCGCCAGCGTGATTTCGGGCAGGCCCTGGGGGCTGTGGTGGATGGTCGTGACATTGGGACGGTGGTGTTTCCTGATGCGGACATGAAATTCTTCATCACCGCTTCGACAGAGGCGCGCGCCCAGCGCCGTTACCGGCAGCGTGTCGGCCAGGACTGCCGGAACGCCGAACAGCTGGAAGCGGAAACCCGGCAGATCGCGGCCCGTGACGCCCAGGACTCCGAGCGCGCCAATGCGCCCCTGCGTGCAGCCGAGGATGCGTTGCTGGTGGAGACAGACAGGCTGGACGCAGGGGCAGTGCTTGAGCTGGTCTGTCAGGCCCTGCACCGCAAAGGTCTTATCGTGCCGCAGGACTGACCCGCGCTCCGCTTGTGGGGCAACCTCTGCGTGTGCTGAACGTGAAAATCCCCGCTCTCTGACAGGTGAGAGCGGGGATTTTCAATGGCTGTGTTTTTATGTTTCCACAGGGTGCTCAGGCCTTTTCGAGGGCCTGGGCAAGATCAGCCAGCAGATCATCCACATGCTCAATGCCGATCGAAAGCCGGATGGTAGCGTCACTCAACCCGTGCGCCAGCCGGCTTTCCTCCGGCACGCCGGAATGGGTGGTGCTGGCGGGGTGGCAGATCAGGGATTCGGTGCCGCCCAGGCTGACAGCCAGCTTGAACAGCTTCAGCGCGTTGAGGAAGCGGAAGGCGGCCTCCTTGCCCCCTTTGATGTCGATCGAGAATGTGGAGCCCGGCCCCGTGCACTGGCGGGCATAGATTTTTCCCTGCGGGGAATCGGGATCGAAAAGGGACGGAAAGGAGACGGAGTCGACTTTGGGATGCTCTTTGAGAAAGCGGGTGATTTTCTCCGCGTTCTGTGCCGCGCGCTCCATGCGCAGTGACAGGGTTTCCAGGGAGCGGCCGAGCATCCAGGCGGTATGGGGGTCCAGCTGGGTGCCGAGCGTGCTGCGCAGCTGGCGGATCGGGCGCATAACCTCCGTTTTTCCCAGAGCAGCGCCGGCAACCAGGTCGGAATGACCGCCGACATATTTGGTCAGGGAATAAAGCGAGACATCGGCGCCATGGGCCAGGGGTTTCTGGAAGACCGGGCCAAGCAGGGTATTGTCGATCACGATCAGCGGGCGGCTGCCCTGTTCTTTTTCCAGCCGGTCGGCTGTCTGAACAAGCAGGTCCAGATCCACAAGCGCCGTGCTGGGATTGGCAGGGGTTTCAGCATAGATGACCGCCACGCGTCCCTGATCGCGCGCGCGATCGGCAGCCTTGTTGATCGCCTCAGCGCTGGCCCCGTCTCCGAAGCCGACCGCCTTGATGCCGAAATTCCCGAGCGTCTTGGCAAGCAGGGTTTCAGTGCCGCCGTAAAGCGGCTGGGAATGCAGGATGACGTCTCCCGGACGGACATAGGCCAGAAGCGTGGTGGTGATTGCCGACATGCCGGATGAGAACAGAACGCCGGTCTCCGCGCCCTCATAAATGCTCAGCCGGTCTTCCACGATCTCATTGTTGGGATTGTTGAAACGGGTGTAGACCAGCCCGCTGCCCTGCTTTCCCTCAGGCGGGATCTTGCGCCCGGCGACATAGTGAAAGAAGTCCTCTCCTTCTTCGGCGGTCGGGAAAACGAAGGTGGAAGTCAGGAAAACCGGCGGTTTGACGGCCCCTTCGGAAAGAGCCGGGTCATACCCGTCATTCACCATGGCCGTCTCGGGGTGGCGGGAACGGGGGGAGGAGGTGGACATTCTGGGTTTCCTTGTTCTGGAGTCCGGTATGGGCCTGAGAAGATTCTGACCTGAGAGGATAAAGTGAGCCGGTCGGTCATCTTTGTCGAGGAAGCGTTGGTTCGTGAAAAGAAGAGGAGGGCTTCCGCGCCTTGTCAGGTTCCTGGCATGGTCTTCATACGACATGATCTTTATACGATATGAAGCTGCTTATTTGAAATTTCACGAAGCTGCTTGTATGAAAAAGAAAGTTTCTGAGCGCCCCTCATGCTGTCTCCCCTGGTCGTCTTCTTTGAAGACCCGGAGGGGACCGGCCTGCTGAAAGCCGGACCTCAGAGAGTTTTTCTGCCCGCAGGTGCCCATACCGGTTGACAGACGAGGTTTCAAAGTGCTGCAGCTTTATGCATCCGTGTCCGGCAGCCCGGCGCGGATCTCTGTTTTCTGATAAATGACCTTCCGCCTGGCTGCAGGTTGCAGGGAGTCGTTCTCTGACGGGAGCGCAAGGCATGGACGCCCACTTTCGCGCGGCAAAGCGCGAAACCGTCCTGGAATGCTGGAATTACATGGCTTCTGCCACTCAGACCCAAACCCCTGAAGTTGAAGATTTCGCCGCCCTGCTCGAAGAGACGCTGGGCAGTGACACGGGCTTTGAAGGCTCCGTTGTCCGCGGGCGCGTTGTTCGCCTTGAAGATGATTACGCTGTCGTTGACGTCGGCCTCAAGAGTGAAGGCCGCGTGCCGCTGCGCGAGTTCGGCGCAGCAGGCACTGTGCCGGAAGTGAAGCCCGGCGATCTGCTGGAGCTCTACATCGAGCGCTATGAAGACCGGGACGGCTCGATCGTCCTGTCGCGTGAGAAAGCGCGCCGCGAGGAAGCCTGGTCGGCCCTGGAACGCGCCTTTGCCAACAACCAGCGCGTCAACGGCATGATCTACGGTCGCGTCAAGGGTGGCTTCACGGTTGATCTGGGCGGGGCCATGGCCTTCCTGCCGGGCAGCCAGGTCGATATCCGCCCCGTGCGTGATGTCGGACCGCTGATGGGCCAGCCGCAGCCGTTTCAGATCCTGAAGATGGACCGTGCGCGCGGCAACATCGTCGTGTCACGCCGCGCCGTGCTGGAAGAGACGCGCGCCGAGCAGCGCTCCGAGCTGATCCAGGGTCTCAAGGAAGGCATGATCCTTGACGGTGTGGTGAAGAACATCACCGATTACGGCGCCTTCGTGGATCTGGGCGGCGTTGACGGTCTGCTGCATGTCACCGACATCGCCTGGAAGCGCATCAACCATCCTTCCGAAGCGCTGCAGATCGGCCAGCCGGTCCGCGTGCAGGTGATCCGCTTCAACCCCGACACCCAGCGCATCTCGCTTGGCATGAAGCAGCTTGAGGCGGATCCGTGGGAAAATGTCGCGGTCAAGTATCCGGTCAACACCCGCTTCACCGGTCGCGTCACCAACATCACCGATTACGGCGCCTTCGTCGAGCTGGAGCCCGGCATCGAGGGTCTGGTGCATGTTTCAGAGATGTCCTGGACGAAGAAGAACGTCCATCCCGGCAAGATCGTTGCGACTTCCCAGGAAGTCGAGGTCATGGTCCTGGATGTCGACAGCGCCAAGCGCCGCATTTCGCTCGGTCTCAAGCAGGTCCAGCGCAACCCCTGGGAACAGTTCGCTGAAGAGCACAAGGTCGGTTCCGAGATCGAAGGCGAGATCCGCAACATCACGGAATTCGGTCTCTTCATCGGCCTATCTGCCGATATCGACGGCATGGTTCACATGTCCGACCTGTCCTGGGACGAGCCCGGCGAAGTGGCGATGAGCCATTACGAGAAGGGCCAGACCGTCAAGGCCAAGGTGCTGGATGTGGATGCCGAGAAGGAGCGCATCTCGCTTGGCATCAAGCAGCTGCAGGATGACCCGGCCGCTGATGTGCTGGCGCGCGTCAACAAGGGTGACGTCGTCACCTGCGTTGTGACGGCTGTCCAGAGCAATGGCATTGAAGTCAAGGTTGATGACGTGCTTACCGGCTTCATCCGTCGCGGCGAACTGGCCCGTGACAAGGCCGAGCAGCGCCCCGAGCGCTTTGCGGTGGGCGAGAAGGTCGATGCCAAGGTGGTCGGTCTCGACCGCGCTGCCCGCAAGCTTTCCCTTACCATCCGCGGTCGCGAGATGGAGGAGGACAAGCAGGCCATCAGCGAATATGGCACTTCCGATTCCGGTGCCTCGCTGGGGGATATCCTGGGCGCTGCGATCCGTCGCCGCAACACGGATTCCTGAAGGGTCGG is a genomic window containing:
- a CDS encoding cystathionine gamma-synthase family protein — protein: MSTSSPRSRHPETAMVNDGYDPALSEGAVKPPVFLTSTFVFPTAEEGEDFFHYVAGRKIPPEGKQGSGLVYTRFNNPNNEIVEDRLSIYEGAETGVLFSSGMSAITTTLLAYVRPGDVILHSQPLYGGTETLLAKTLGNFGIKAVGFGDGASAEAINKAADRARDQGRVAVIYAETPANPSTALVDLDLLVQTADRLEKEQGSRPLIVIDNTLLGPVFQKPLAHGADVSLYSLTKYVGGHSDLVAGAALGKTEVMRPIRQLRSTLGTQLDPHTAWMLGRSLETLSLRMERAAQNAEKITRFLKEHPKVDSVSFPSLFDPDSPQGKIYARQCTGPGSTFSIDIKGGKEAAFRFLNALKLFKLAVSLGGTESLICHPASTTHSGVPEESRLAHGLSDATIRLSIGIEHVDDLLADLAQALEKA
- the aroA gene encoding 3-phosphoshikimate 1-carboxyvinyltransferase, with translation MKTSSPAARPLHVVAAPAGLKGRVRVPGDKSISHRALMFAALAEGRTQITGLLEGEDVLRTAQAMQALGAEISRNVDGAGKVVWRVTGCGPQGLQEPARVLDMGNSGTGARLLSGLLATRPINTLMTGDDSLCARPMQRVTVPLSDMGAHFVTRSRGRLPMAVEGTGSGKAITYRLPVASAQVKSAVLLAGLNCAGETVVEEPVPTRDHTENMLRHFGVPVRVEPLEPSAPPADTGKRISLSGPARLTARDVTVPGDPSSAAFPLVAALLVPGSDLVIETVGLNPLRTGLLTTLAEMGGALEIRNIRTEGGEQVGDLHVRSGVLKAVDVPAARAPAMIDEYPVLAVACAFAAGTSRLRGLGELRVKESDRLASTVALLQANGVEVETEGDDLVIHGVGARGSATTGAAIGGGQVRTRMDHRLAMSAIVLGLAGGKPVAIDDTSFIETSFPGFIPLMNALGAGLQVP
- the recR gene encoding recombination mediator RecR, producing MTASPDIENLITRLARLPGLGPRSARRAALALLQAPQTRLQPLSEALETVARTVQTCPECGNLDSQAPCALCRAPDRTQDLICVVETVGDLWALERSGAYRGHYQVLGGTLSPLAGTGPEHLNLAGLRARLARGEVREVILALGATVEGATTAHWLQSYLLDSHPDVRVSQLGQGLPMGGALEVLDDGTLMAALAARRELQG
- a CDS encoding TIGR02300 family protein, which encodes MAQAELGLKRTCVNCGARFYDLNRDPAVCPKCDETQPSTSRLKRRDDDQTEDKIKKTTPIDENDVDLDADDDADVMNDDDDLDDDDITSDIEVTTTKDEREDT
- a CDS encoding SDR family oxidoreductase; translation: MTAPEAEQFGLSWIPRNVPRVALVTGGARRIGRALVEMLAAQGMAVAIHCHRSWPEAQALLAELEHRGGRGCVVQADLGEEEALRPMMAQVREKLGAIGVLVNNASVFRRDEFSTVTRHSWDQHMEPNLRAPFVLSQELERHLPSGAEGLILNMLDQRVWNLTPHFVSYTVARSALWSLTQSMALGFAPRIRVNAIGPGPVLPARGQSEAQFEAMCAKTPLQRPASPEEIARAALMLFSLPSVTGQMLALDSGQHLNWGYVPPADSA
- a CDS encoding YbaB/EbfC family nucleoid-associated protein — encoded protein: MKNLAGMMKQAAQMQTRMKEAQDRLAAMEVEGEAGNGLVRARMTGKGVLKDIHIAPELADPQDLETLQDLIVAACADARKKSEAAGEEEMKKVTGGLNLPPGLDLPF
- the cmk gene encoding (d)CMP kinase, with the translated sequence MTSVPHSSQSSRKFRPVRKLVIAVDGPAAAGKGTLARALAERLALPYLDTGLLYRAVARRVLDAGHDPAAPAEDHAHRIVPEDLQRQDLRTPEVDQAASLVARQPAVRAALLGRQRDFGQALGAVVDGRDIGTVVFPDADMKFFITASTEARAQRRYRQRVGQDCRNAEQLEAETRQIAARDAQDSERANAPLRAAEDALLVETDRLDAGAVLELVCQALHRKGLIVPQD
- the rpsA gene encoding 30S ribosomal protein S1, which translates into the protein MASATQTQTPEVEDFAALLEETLGSDTGFEGSVVRGRVVRLEDDYAVVDVGLKSEGRVPLREFGAAGTVPEVKPGDLLELYIERYEDRDGSIVLSREKARREEAWSALERAFANNQRVNGMIYGRVKGGFTVDLGGAMAFLPGSQVDIRPVRDVGPLMGQPQPFQILKMDRARGNIVVSRRAVLEETRAEQRSELIQGLKEGMILDGVVKNITDYGAFVDLGGVDGLLHVTDIAWKRINHPSEALQIGQPVRVQVIRFNPDTQRISLGMKQLEADPWENVAVKYPVNTRFTGRVTNITDYGAFVELEPGIEGLVHVSEMSWTKKNVHPGKIVATSQEVEVMVLDVDSAKRRISLGLKQVQRNPWEQFAEEHKVGSEIEGEIRNITEFGLFIGLSADIDGMVHMSDLSWDEPGEVAMSHYEKGQTVKAKVLDVDAEKERISLGIKQLQDDPAADVLARVNKGDVVTCVVTAVQSNGIEVKVDDVLTGFIRRGELARDKAEQRPERFAVGEKVDAKVVGLDRAARKLSLTIRGREMEEDKQAISEYGTSDSGASLGDILGAAIRRRNTDS